A DNA window from Schistocerca gregaria isolate iqSchGreg1 chromosome 2, iqSchGreg1.2, whole genome shotgun sequence contains the following coding sequences:
- the LOC126326253 gene encoding uncharacterized protein LOC126326253 gives MDEPMLSDLDKALHELGMLSTVTDSSKEYAKEKAQRRDSANRQALNVLHMNTRYVTGVIIGSRKGPSFRYKPYPVPSFGREERVRTRSENSDSDLDLLRSTTPIISSTATISSNLFKSRSLESLKVAGSDEDIATSVRDLESVSNKIQYLQVTE, from the coding sequence ATGGACGAGCCCATGTTATCGGATTTGGATAAAGCTCTGCATGAGCTGGGAATGCTAAGCACTGTTACAGATAGTAGCAAAGAATATGCTAAGGAAAAGGCTCAGCGTCGTGATTCGGCGAATCGTCAAGCACTGAACGTTCTGCATATGAACACCCGATACGTGACAGGTGTGATAATTGGTTCACGCAAAGGACCTAGTTTTCGGTACAAACCGTACCCAGTACCAAGTTTTGGACGTGAGGAAAGAGTTCGCACACGAAGTGAAAATTCTGATAGTGACCTCGATCTTCTGCGTAGTACAACACCAATTATTAGTAGTACTGCGACGATTAGCAGTAATTTATTTAAATCTCGCTCCTTGGAAAGTTTGAAAGTTGCAGGGTCTGATGAAGATATTGCTACTTCTGTACGAGATTTAGAATCAGTGTCAAATAAAATTCAGTACTTGCAAGTAACTGAATAA